The following proteins come from a genomic window of Rubinisphaera margarita:
- the ftsY gene encoding signal recognition particle-docking protein FtsY: MGLFDRLKQGLQKTSKVLNTDVRDLFRSGEILTEEHLSKFERRLVESDMGVTASMAIVEELRKNHKGRTVDVDAIWTTVREKLQSLLEGEEGVTWDPDDPLSPLNRAESGPTVILVAGVNGVGKTTSIAKLANLLHKAGNKVVLAAGDTFRAAAVEQLTMWSERIGCEIVTRPSGTDPASVAYTGCERALETGADFLVIDTAGRLQTQKNLMQELEKIRRVIGNKIPGGPHESLLVLDATTGQNGIVQAEQFTDVISSTGLVLAKLDGTAKGGVVVAIRQKMGIPVKYIGVGEQIDDLQLFEPQTFAEALVAE, from the coding sequence ATGGGCTTGTTTGATCGGCTGAAGCAGGGACTGCAGAAGACCTCGAAGGTTCTGAATACGGATGTCCGCGACCTGTTCCGGTCGGGGGAAATTCTCACCGAAGAGCATCTGTCGAAGTTCGAACGACGGCTGGTCGAATCGGATATGGGCGTGACGGCTTCGATGGCCATCGTCGAAGAGTTGCGAAAAAACCACAAAGGTCGAACCGTCGACGTCGATGCGATCTGGACCACCGTTCGCGAGAAGCTGCAGTCACTGCTTGAAGGAGAAGAAGGCGTCACCTGGGATCCAGACGATCCGCTCTCGCCGCTTAATCGAGCCGAGTCCGGCCCGACCGTGATCCTGGTCGCTGGCGTAAATGGTGTCGGGAAAACGACTTCGATCGCTAAGCTGGCGAATTTACTGCATAAAGCCGGAAACAAGGTCGTACTGGCGGCCGGAGATACGTTCCGCGCAGCCGCGGTTGAACAGCTGACAATGTGGAGCGAGCGGATTGGCTGCGAAATCGTGACTCGTCCCAGTGGAACCGATCCGGCCAGTGTCGCTTACACCGGCTGCGAACGTGCTCTCGAAACGGGAGCCGATTTTCTTGTAATCGACACAGCGGGCCGCCTGCAGACTCAAAAGAACCTGATGCAGGAACTCGAGAAAATTCGTCGCGTGATCGGCAACAAGATTCCGGGAGGGCCGCACGAAAGCCTGCTCGTTCTTGATGCCACAACCGGTCAGAACGGAATCGTTCAGGCGGAGCAGTTTACCGACGTCATCAGCTCGACGGGGCTTGTCCTGGCGAAGCTCGACGGGACGGCCAAAGGGGGCGTTGTCGTGGCCATTCGTCAGAAGATGGGCATCCCGGTCAAGTACATCGGCGTGGGCGAGCAAATCGACGATCTGCAGCTGTTCGAGCCCCAGACGTTTGCTGAGGCTCTGGTCGCCGAGTGA
- a CDS encoding PilZ domain-containing protein, translating to MRILDTLDRSESRLIDHYTQVRNHKRASCRKIINIRIPVPGGQPEAFSVYMRDVSASGAGFIYPGEIQSTEIMVGIPIPGKDDTWFQGKVVRCKEFMQEGFWDFGVRFTDRLI from the coding sequence ATGCGGATTCTGGATACCCTGGATCGCAGTGAGTCCCGGCTGATCGACCATTACACGCAGGTGCGCAATCACAAGCGGGCCAGCTGCAGGAAGATCATCAATATCCGGATTCCTGTCCCTGGCGGCCAGCCGGAAGCTTTTTCGGTGTACATGCGCGATGTTAGCGCCAGTGGAGCCGGATTTATTTATCCCGGCGAAATTCAATCCACCGAGATCATGGTCGGAATTCCGATCCCTGGAAAAGACGACACCTGGTTTCAGGGAAAAGTCGTCCGCTGTAAGGAGTTCATGCAGGAAGGATTCTGGGATTTCGGCGTGAGATTCACCGACCGACTCATCTGA
- a CDS encoding DUF1559 domain-containing protein gives MTQGLRRSRHAFTLIELLVVIAIIAILVALLLPAVQQAREAARRSSCKNNLKQMGLALHNYHDTYRVLPYRSGGTNSCTSVSTSLGGNRRNGNCQRLSGFYPILPFIEQPALFDLISAGDASIPISPGGPGGWESWPAWNNVVISTYLCPSDPGYNVSDAKSNSYVFCLGDNANNLNSTNVRGLFGRNTSTRFRDIVDGLSNTVALSEHVRAESGVTTTGNRNWVRQGIANGVTPLTPAACDATVSSGQFNAGVSVKAKHGNSLWDGQAERCGFNTIMAPNSPSCSSGTNPNADNGTSILTASSEHTGGVQVLLADGSVRFISENIDAGDANASPPGGGANSTSPYGVWGSLGTKQGGEVVGEF, from the coding sequence ATGACTCAGGGACTACGCCGTTCGCGGCACGCGTTTACATTAATTGAACTGCTGGTGGTGATCGCCATCATCGCCATTCTGGTCGCACTGTTGCTGCCTGCCGTGCAGCAGGCTCGCGAAGCTGCCCGCCGCAGCTCCTGCAAGAACAACTTGAAGCAGATGGGCCTGGCACTGCACAACTACCACGACACCTATCGGGTGCTGCCATACCGATCGGGAGGGACGAACTCCTGCACATCCGTTTCGACGTCTCTGGGCGGCAACCGTCGTAACGGGAACTGTCAACGACTCAGTGGCTTCTATCCCATCCTGCCGTTCATTGAACAGCCTGCTCTGTTCGATCTGATCTCTGCTGGCGACGCAAGCATTCCGATTTCGCCGGGTGGACCGGGTGGCTGGGAAAGCTGGCCGGCCTGGAACAACGTCGTCATCAGCACGTATCTCTGCCCGTCCGATCCGGGTTACAATGTGTCCGATGCGAAGTCCAACAGCTACGTCTTCTGCCTGGGCGACAACGCCAACAACCTGAACTCGACGAACGTCCGCGGTCTGTTCGGCCGAAACACGTCGACCCGCTTTCGCGACATTGTCGACGGACTGAGCAACACGGTCGCCCTGAGTGAGCACGTACGAGCCGAGTCGGGCGTGACAACGACTGGAAACCGGAACTGGGTTCGCCAGGGCATCGCGAACGGTGTCACTCCGCTGACCCCAGCAGCCTGTGATGCCACTGTCTCGAGTGGTCAGTTCAACGCCGGCGTGAGCGTGAAGGCCAAGCACGGAAACTCTCTCTGGGATGGTCAGGCCGAACGTTGTGGGTTTAACACGATCATGGCCCCGAACTCTCCGTCGTGCTCCAGCGGCACGAATCCGAACGCGGACAACGGGACTTCGATCCTGACTGCCTCAAGTGAACACACCGGCGGTGTCCAGGTTCTGCTTGCCGATGGTTCTGTCCGTTTCATCAGCGAGAACATCGACGCTGGTGATGCCAATGCCAGCCCCCCGGGTGGTGGTGCGAACAGTACCAGCCCGTACGGTGTCTGGGGATCGCTCGGCACCAAGCAGGGCGGCGAAGTTGTCGGTGAGTTCTAG
- a CDS encoding PDZ domain-containing protein, whose product MSQRFALTLIGLSFGLIVSVAPARVEAKDLDITLTRHGELLKLAFREVVADAAHLAIEAEINEAVKAPGTLVDSRRGICVVKASSLGEFASRSDAFRCRLSGNRWQPARFLHYEKSQDLVYLRCEMPEDWSSPPIEYLRDMKPGQWVVSLRYADELPLGVGVLGALPRKIASSSGYVGLTVDQADGGLTVKEVFANSGASRAGLKSGDIILDDENEPVTKRRRLSQVLAELEPGDWFLLSALRDGEPVTFDIRVGTSWNMLVDRQEMMNRFGSDVSARRSGFRSALQHDTLLHPDECGGPLVSLDGKLIGANIARAGRTDTLTVPIEDILSTIEEISLD is encoded by the coding sequence ATGTCTCAGCGGTTTGCTCTGACACTCATCGGTCTCAGCTTTGGTTTGATCGTTTCCGTTGCTCCCGCACGGGTCGAGGCGAAAGATCTCGACATCACCCTGACGCGGCACGGGGAATTATTGAAGCTGGCATTCCGCGAGGTCGTGGCCGATGCCGCCCACCTGGCGATCGAAGCCGAGATCAATGAAGCCGTCAAAGCCCCGGGAACGCTTGTTGATTCTCGTCGGGGGATCTGCGTCGTGAAAGCGAGTTCGCTCGGGGAATTCGCTTCCCGCAGTGACGCCTTTCGCTGCCGTCTGTCGGGAAACCGCTGGCAGCCGGCTCGCTTTCTGCATTACGAGAAGAGTCAGGACCTTGTCTATCTCCGCTGCGAGATGCCCGAAGACTGGAGCTCGCCCCCGATCGAGTATCTTCGAGATATGAAGCCCGGGCAATGGGTGGTCTCACTCCGCTATGCCGACGAGTTGCCGCTCGGTGTGGGCGTCCTCGGAGCCCTGCCCCGCAAAATTGCTTCGTCATCCGGATACGTCGGCCTGACGGTCGACCAGGCGGACGGCGGCCTGACGGTGAAGGAAGTGTTCGCCAACAGCGGCGCCTCGCGAGCCGGCTTGAAATCGGGCGACATTATTCTGGACGACGAGAACGAACCGGTCACGAAACGACGCCGTCTGTCGCAGGTTCTTGCGGAACTCGAACCGGGGGACTGGTTCCTGTTGAGCGCACTTCGGGATGGCGAACCGGTGACGTTCGATATTCGTGTCGGCACCTCTTGGAATATGCTGGTTGATCGTCAGGAAATGATGAATCGCTTTGGCAGTGATGTCAGCGCACGGCGATCCGGATTCCGCAGCGCACTGCAACACGACACACTGCTCCATCCGGATGAATGTGGAGGCCCGCTGGTCAGTCTCGATGGAAAACTGATCGGAGCGAACATCGCCCGAGCCGGTCGTACAGACACCCTCACGGTTCCGATTGAGGATATTCTCTCGACAATCGAAGAGATCTCTCTCGACTGA
- a CDS encoding tetratricopeptide repeat protein, which translates to MHRPIVLAVCLIAFWTVLAYLNSFSGTFIQDDYETLLNGWDLSLYFKPVNVFTDQLNTRGFTMFTFAVNRTLFGSAAFSYHIGSLTIHLLASLMVFDVVRQTLTLYRSRGDREASEPFAEQISRGDFFIALATALIFAVHPLQSQAVTYLSQRSESLMGLMYLASLAAMIRGFHSTNSLTRPGWLLLSIVCCALGMRAKEAMVVAPLLITWYSLVFLPVGSRAAFLKRVPYYALLWATISLNSSFAQIRPVLPEALGESSEEREVEADSSNEETNSQEAFSQKGARLSRWEYFKTQPGIILTYVRLVFWPNDLCFDMGHVQPPADWVFWSSAAILSLAFLATVIAVFVAPAWGFLGVWFFINLGPRSSFIPLENPYFEYRMYLPILSILVLCVIGFDRMIRRLQWDVQTKTGVRILVTAVVVVVLTGLTYRRNTLYANPTLLWRDTVENAPWNGRAYTNLTRGLLLEGSAEALEDAVKFGEQAVALSPSSAKAANMYGLALHRTGNIEEAKEQYLRATRLDSELMHPWLNLGNIYSPTDSETALAYYARARQLAPNDPAVVTNYASTMLYRGEQTSTAIQMLEQLAAGRPDHIDSRYNLAFYLVREGQYREARPLVEELLRLSPGDQRFRDLQDSIEQNSAGR; encoded by the coding sequence TGAATACCCGCGGCTTCACGATGTTCACATTCGCTGTAAACAGAACGTTATTTGGATCGGCTGCGTTCAGCTATCACATCGGCAGCCTGACGATTCATCTGCTGGCCAGTCTGATGGTGTTCGATGTCGTCCGGCAGACGCTGACGTTGTACCGGTCGCGAGGCGACAGGGAAGCTTCCGAACCCTTCGCCGAACAGATCTCCCGCGGCGATTTCTTCATCGCGCTGGCCACAGCTCTCATCTTCGCGGTCCATCCTCTGCAGTCGCAGGCAGTGACTTATCTCTCGCAGAGAAGTGAATCGTTGATGGGGCTGATGTACCTGGCATCTCTCGCCGCCATGATTCGCGGCTTTCATTCGACGAATTCGCTGACCCGGCCCGGCTGGCTGCTGCTCTCCATTGTCTGCTGCGCCCTGGGCATGCGTGCCAAGGAAGCCATGGTCGTCGCTCCGCTACTGATTACCTGGTACAGCCTGGTCTTTCTTCCGGTCGGAAGTCGTGCCGCCTTTCTGAAGCGAGTCCCGTATTACGCGCTTCTCTGGGCGACGATCTCACTAAACAGCAGTTTCGCGCAGATCCGACCGGTGCTTCCGGAAGCGCTGGGGGAATCGAGTGAAGAGCGAGAGGTTGAAGCTGACTCCTCGAACGAGGAAACCAACTCGCAGGAAGCCTTTTCCCAGAAGGGAGCCCGCCTGAGCCGGTGGGAGTACTTCAAAACTCAGCCGGGGATCATTCTCACGTACGTGCGGCTTGTTTTCTGGCCGAACGATCTCTGCTTTGACATGGGACACGTTCAACCTCCAGCCGACTGGGTATTCTGGTCGTCAGCCGCGATCCTTTCCCTGGCGTTTCTTGCAACAGTAATCGCCGTGTTCGTGGCGCCCGCCTGGGGGTTTCTGGGCGTCTGGTTCTTCATCAATCTGGGGCCGCGCAGCAGCTTCATCCCGTTGGAGAATCCGTACTTTGAATATCGGATGTACTTGCCGATCCTTTCGATCCTCGTGCTGTGTGTCATCGGCTTCGACAGGATGATTCGTCGGCTGCAATGGGATGTTCAAACGAAGACAGGCGTTCGTATCCTGGTCACGGCCGTCGTGGTTGTTGTGCTGACCGGTCTCACTTATCGGCGGAATACGCTCTATGCGAATCCGACCCTGTTGTGGCGAGATACCGTTGAGAATGCGCCCTGGAATGGGCGGGCCTATACAAATCTCACGCGAGGATTGTTGCTGGAGGGCTCGGCCGAGGCGTTGGAGGACGCCGTAAAGTTCGGCGAGCAGGCGGTCGCACTGAGCCCCTCGTCGGCCAAGGCCGCCAATATGTACGGGCTTGCTTTACACCGCACGGGCAATATCGAGGAGGCGAAGGAGCAATACCTGCGAGCCACGCGACTTGATTCAGAGCTGATGCATCCCTGGCTGAATCTGGGAAACATCTACAGTCCGACCGATTCTGAAACGGCGCTGGCGTATTACGCCCGGGCTCGACAACTGGCGCCGAATGACCCGGCGGTCGTCACCAACTATGCCTCGACGATGCTGTATCGCGGGGAGCAGACCTCAACCGCGATTCAAATGCTGGAGCAACTGGCAGCGGGTCGACCCGACCATATCGACTCGCGATACAATCTTGCGTTCTACCTCGTGCGGGAAGGGCAGTATCGGGAAGCACGGCCGCTGGTTGAAGAGCTGCTCCGTCTCAGTCCTGGCGATCAACGTTTCCGCGATCTTCAGGACTCGATCGAGCAGAATTCAGCTGGACGCTGA